The following is a genomic window from Anopheles aquasalis chromosome 3, idAnoAquaMG_Q_19, whole genome shotgun sequence.
TCAAAAGGGCGGCAATAATGGATCTGTTCAGGAAGGAAGGTaggtggtcgtggtcggttCCCACCGGGGCAGCGTTGCAGCGTAGATGGGGATGACATTCGCCAAGATCAATATTAATGACATTTTGACATTCCAGTCAAGGTATTTCGATACGTTTCATTCACACGACACAAGCGGGATGATATAAGCCTACCGTCGGCCGCCAGCCGTTGTGTTACTCTCGCGCGTCAtcgattgtttcctttttgcctcGATCaggctcctcttcctcatcgtcgGCGGCGCTCGTCATCGGTATGACCTTCGCTGAGTGATTGCCGAGTGGAGAAGAAGCGTTTGCTCATCTTCTCCGGCTGCCGGGCTCGATGATCTCATCGTTTCGCGATCTCCACACGATCCGGCCATCCGGTTCCATCTGGATCCAGTATTTCTGGAAGTGAACGAAGCCGAGCGTAAGCGAGTAAGCTCAGCTGGAATGAAGTGTCGATCGAAGGCACACGTTGGAGACAATGTGGCCTCTCACTCATTGGTTagattttgaaatttttcgTATTTTAAACATAACCGTGTGTTGAGTAATCTTCTCCGGTTTTCTCGGTGGCACTAATTAATTAGTGCGGCGAAGCCACTTAATGAACGTGCTGCGCTGTTTGCACCGCAATAACAGTAGCATCCCACGATCATCTGCCGTTAATCAGCTGAAAAGCTGGCGGGCTGCCCTCCGCGTGCAAACAAACCGCCGATCCGTGCGCCGAAAGTcaaccaaacggaaaaaaggaaatcgagcCGGGCCCTGGTGTCTTTACTATTGCCACCGGTGGTATACAAACGGACCGGCGGCATTCCCGTGGCATCTTACGTTAGCTAACCCAGCCATAGACCAGCCGCATGTCGCTATGTTGTGACAAAATAACATTGAACAACCAAACAAGCGAGCTGCAGGCCTGCCTCGCAAACAAGACATCCCGGAGCACCGAGAGACCGCACACGTCGGGGACAAATTAAACTGTGTGGCCCCCCGAACGACGATGTACTAGTTGCAACTTTATGGTGTGTGCTCCATGAGATCGAGCCACGAGGTTTTTCCGCCTCGGAGCGGTGGAAAGCGCATTTCGTGCgttaatcgttttttttacatttgctgcttttgccCACATTAAACGAAACGCCAGACAAcggctcggtgctcggtgacagcagcagcagcgcagcggtATTAGGCAACGAAAGCTCGATAGCGATCGATTTCGTTTAGCGAGATGATGAAATGTTTGCGAATTTTGTGACGAATTTTCACTCAAATCTCTCTCATTCCCtttctcggtgctcggtgtagGCACGTTGACAAAAGGCTCACATGTCGCCTAGTAGGCCACGTGACTTGGCCTGCGTCAGTGGCGTCTATTGTGCGCGCCAAGGCCTATTATGTTGCTAAATTAGGAACTCAGGGGTGACGGACGcgcacgtgcagcagcagcccagccAAGCAGCCTTCGAGGCGCAACTAACTCGGTATCTGAGCCTCCAGGTCATGAGATAACATTCGAGCCATTACCTACTTTTCAAACAACCGACCGCCCCGGTAAAAGGGCTGGTTTTGGTTGGGCTATCAACTGTGGTTTGTGGATGAGCACGACGGATGTCGTTTAGTGAATTCCTTCGGCGCTGTAATTAGCATCAGACCCCCTTCCCTACCAACGGTTTCGTTCGTGAGTGAGAGTTAGAGTCACTGAATAAAAGGTTAGACACTACATaaggctgctgcggctgctgctgaataaAACGTCTGAGATGATGCTGcatgaatgaaatatgaattttcctttccaaacATAACGATGAgaggccatgatgatgatgtgcagaGCAACCAAACGTAGCACTTAATGCTCTCAAGCTGGATTCCATGGCAAAAAATGTAATGAACGGCGCGGCACGTCAGTAGAACTCATTCTGGACGAGAATGAAAGTAGTTGCCCTTCTTTGATCGCAAAGTGCTTCTTGCTGTGTGCTGCAGGCGGCGTGCATTGTGCACGGTTTCGCACATTAAAACCGACCCCTCACAATAGAAATGGAGGCGCGATTGTTTACAGTTCGTTGCTTCCGTGCCCCCCTAGCCGCTTTGAGGCTGAGAAAGCTGCACCACGCTGGTGCATCTCTGCGAATCTTCCCAAATGGACGCCCTAACCTCACGTTGCATGTGGCCACCGATTGTTGTGCTACAATCTAGCGGCACACAAGAAAcaaccaccttccttccttcctttcttccattgcattgcattgggCGCACTCATTTGGGATGAGCTCATTTGGGATCATCATTGCCCGTAGGTCGAGCCCCCTggggggggttgagggtgAATCCGCATCCACGCACGGCACGGAACACGGCACGCGGAGCAATTAGGCGATGGCGAATAAATAATTGAACACTAGGCCGCCGCGGTGTACCATCGATCACACACCACCCAGGCGCGGTTAGAGGGAATGATgaataaacataaatcttgGTGCCAGCATGCTGGCTCAGCCCCTTCGTAGCCTTGAAGCGCAGCCACTACGCGCGTTTTGCAGGTCAAAACCACATCGGGCGCCCCCGGCACTGCTGACTGACAGCCCATGGTGCACGTGGCGGCTTCTTCCAGAAGGTATTGCAATTGGGTAATGCATGATGATACATCcacgtacagcagcagcagcagcacagggcTTTGGTGACCTGTATGGAGGCCTCAAACGCCACCACGCACCTCTATCTGTGGGTTGCATTATTCAAAAGGGACGCACCCTGGCCCAGAATGGTATGTTGTGCATTGCTGAGCAGCAACTATTTTGTGAGAGTGGAGCGTGGTGCGTGCTCCACATTCTCCCTCTAATCAGCGTTTCCTGCTGCAGCGTGTGTTGCAAATTCCCATATTCACCTGCCCAGCCAGCGTCCTATCGCTGCGGAAATGGTGCAGGGGTGCAAGACAACCTGCCACCGTGCAGCGACCCCGTAAAGTCGTAATGCGTaaggccacaccacacctctGAGCGACCTCCTTTCGGTTCTTTGGATGGCGAGGCGTTGGTATTCaacagccagcgagccaactTCAGCAACACCTGCAACGATCAGATCATGATCGGCACCGCACCAATTGCAGCTGGTTGCAAGAttgtgccaccaccagcgcgatCGGATGCCACAGATGGATACCCGGGAGGGCAGATCGAAATCGTACcagtttttatggtttttatttcaaaaaccAGACACAACCCCCCAACTGTTGGCGCGACCTTCATCTCTAACAACACCACAATCActtgaagctgctgcagcgtTTGGCTTGAATTCAATCATGCTGCACCGGCTAGTGCACCgcttgcagcaccagcgagtgcACCGTTTAttgatccaaacaaaaaaaagagaaaattgaaaaccaatgTCTGTCGTTCGAACGCACGCCGTGTCACGCCGTGAAGCATTAAATTGTTGACACCGAGCAAACCGGGTTAGGTTCAACCACTCTACGGCCCATGACAGATTGTTGTCTCCAGCGCATTTCTAGGATCGTCACCACCAAGGCCAGCGGTGCAATCATcatctatcatcatcatctccgaATTCGAATTCTCTCAGCAAGAGAGCAGCACGAGAAGAAATCGTCGGGCACGGGCGGGGGAGCTGTAATTTCATGCCAAAATGCCAATGAAATGAATTACACGCGACTCGCACTAACAGAGCGACAGTTTCCCATCAAATTAATTGGTTAAAATCCGTAAACAACCGTTTCTCGGTGGTGGGTGATTCTGGTCCCCAGGCCACCCAGACAGGTGGCGCAACTGTACGCCTGTACCAACAGCGCAATCGCTAGTTACAAAACTTCGACGCCCCGGCAAGTTAGTAAGGAGTGACAGATGCCGTAACAGATAAAGAGGAAATCTTAATACCGTACCGGCTCGTGCGCTGACTGGTGAAGGTTGAATTGGGTTGGGTTCGAACCTTCTCGAGGTTCTTAACGGTCATGGTTGCGACTGTGAGCTCGACGAAGAGAAACCACTATCTCCCTGTCGAAGCATTGAGTATCGGAGAATTCAACTGCGAAACCTTATAAACAGTTTATCGTAGTACTACTAGATGTGCTAAACATGGCATACTTTTCCTTTCCGCCACGATTATCCCGATGTACCACTGGCTTTCTTGACCCACCGAGTCAATAGTACTAATGTTTCTTCGTTGTTTTCTTCCTCGTTTCAGAATCCCCCTCCTCGACTTGCACAGataacgccatcgccaccgacaccggaaCGATAaccgacaccgccaccatccacaaggttgtacgtgtgcgtgcttgcgtgcgtgcgtgcgcgggTGTCCACCAGTCCAGGCACCAGCATCGTCCACCGTGGATCTCTCCAGTTGCGTTCGATCCGTGCCCTGTAACGGCTGTGTTCTGCTTGTCAAGCGTGCGCGCTATCCTGTGTTTGCCCTGATAAGTGATTGCTAATCAATACTTGAAAGCTGAAGTGCACCCcatttctgtgtttgtgtttgcgtgcctgtgtgcgtgcgtgcgtgcgtgaggaCAACGAAAGTATTGACGATTTGAATTGCAAACCCCAAACAGCATGTCCTCCAAGACGAATGGTACGGCGGCAGCCGTGGCGAATGGCACTCCCAAGTACGAGGCCCGGCTCTGTCACGTGGTAAAGCGGGCCGATTTCGATGGCTACGGGTTCAATCTGCACGCCGAAAAGGGTCGCCCGGGTCAGTACATCGGAAAGGTGGATGATGGTTCCCCGGCAGAGGGTGCGGGACTGCGGCAGGGTGATCGTATCATCGAGGTGAACGGCCACAACATCACGACCGAAACGCACAAGAAGGTGGTCGAGCTGATCAAGGCTGTGCCGAACGAGACGCGACTGCTGGTGATCGATCCGCGGGCCGATGCCAACGATCTGAAGATGGCGCTGGCAAAGGCATCGACGGCGGCCACTGCGGCAGCTGCTcccagcaacaataacaacaacaacaccacgaaTGGAACGAGTAACGGCCATCAGGAGAATGGCGGCAAGCTGCACAGCAAGGAGAACGGACAGAAGAAGGATTCGATCAAGGTGGAGGCTGACGAGAAGTCTCCGAAAAGCAATGGCATCACGAACAatagcatcatcaacaacaacaacaacatcaacagtcaccatcaccaaaacGGCAACGGAACCGTGGACAGCACGACAAagacgactgcgacgacgatggacaaAATCATTGACGACACTAAGAAGGTCCTCACGGTGACGGATGGGGCTGCCACGGGAAAGATGGCACTGAATGGAACGGCCACAgagacggcagcagcagcagcagtaaccacGCCAGCACCTGCCGCCACCGAGGGCAAGAAGTTGAACCTGCCGATGACCGCGGCCGAGATGCGGGCACAGTTGGCCGCCCGCAAGAAGTACGATCCCAAGAACGATGTGTGCGATTTGCGCAAAAAGTACGAAATCATCCAGAAGATGTAAGAATCGCCGGGAGACCGCGATCGTGACCACGTTTTCCACGCAACTTATCTAGCGATTCTAGTAAGCGGAAGGAATAGAACGACGAGCAGAGAGTGAAAGTGAGATAACGAACCGGAAGTTTAGGGAGAGACACGACAAACAAGATGATTCCCAGGTCCCTCTCTTTGTAAATCCCCGTCGGTTGTTTGTCACACAAAACATCTAACGTAATTACGATGTTGTTTGTCTTGTTAACGGTAGCATCAGCGAGAGAGGTGCCACTACGGCAACCGATTTCCCGGCGCCCGTTTCCCGGTTTCTAAGTGCTGAGTTCTACACCTTCATTTAGCAGCTGTTGGTTTAAGGCATATAGATACACAGCGGAGGTGTAACAATCAACACGCCCTTCAGGACTAATAAACTGAAAATCCCCTCCACCGGTCGCCGGTTATTGATTGACTCGTCGCCAAGCAGCAGTGAGTCAAGATCGGCCACAGGCTTATCAGTAGCATCTGCGACGGGAATGCGAGCAAAAGGAATCGTTAATCGAACCACTGCGATGTGATTTAACGTTATAGCTGCTCGATTAGCAAGGTTATAACCCTCTATTGCTCGCACGCCATGCGACCTTGGGCCACGGTGCCTAATCGTGGACCACTTTGATCGagtttctttccttctttgaCAAGTTCgtcggatggacggacgcCACGTTAGCTAGCCGGGCTGCATCATCAAACTCACTCTGTTATCGCGACGGACCTCGCCGACAGCACAGGATTGATAACACCGACACGAACGGCAATGGCCGTCAAGCTATCTTTCTGTCTTGTTTTATCGAAAGCTTGGATCGGAATGCGCGAGCCCTGGTTTCGATCGATAACCAAATTGAAAAACATGCCCAATTGGACCCGGGAGTGACTTCTGATTGATTTTGCTGCCCCAAAACAGTACTAGAAGTGCGCTTTTTGGTTGATGGAAAACGTGGTCAATAGGGACAGGAGACACTAGTGTGTAGTGTAGTTGTAGGTACGACCTTTGAAAACTTGAAAGCTTCCTCTTGAATACATATTTCGTAATTGTAAGGGTAGTTCATAGGGCAGCAAAAgtaaaacagagagagagccgatGTGTACAGAGCGGAAATTTGAAGGTAACatatgaaaatgaagaaaacggaaacataTAAATAACGGGGGAAAGGTATTCGGAAGTGGTGAAAATATGGAACAAAGCGGCAGGAAGATATGAAccattttgaaaacaaaaacaaaaaatcgtcgaaGCGACATGTGTGCCAAGAATTCGTTAATTTCACATCCCTTCTAATGAAGTTTTTCCCAAACCAACCGTCCCGTGCACACAACTGAACAAGCAACTAGCGCCAGCAGAGTAATGCCAGTTCTTAACCTAATTTCTTTCATATTCTGTTCTGTTTAAATTAATCGCAACCCCATTTCTTTTGGCGAGGAATCATTTCTTTCTTACGTGGATTGTAGTATTTACTGATACGATTATTGCGATGATTAGTGATAGTAATAGTGCGTAAAATCACAATGAACCGGAtccccaaacaaacaaatccgttCGTCTACCCACCGCCCAGGTGGGCCTCCCGCGCCCAAAAATACTATCCGCCCACGGACGAAGTCACGTTCTGCACGAGAGTTGTGTGAAATTGGTAGCGCACGCGCGTACCCGGTAATATGTTGATGCCATtgaccgaccggtggccaaaaacaTGGATGGACCACACGACCCGACCCAGTTTAGCTTCGACCACCGATCCGTCGTCTGTTGCTGATGTCTCCAGCTGACGAGTGGCCGGTACTGGATGCGGAAGATGAGGAGGCTGATGTTTGCCTGTTGTCGGCGTTGATCGG
Proteins encoded in this region:
- the LOC126578880 gene encoding Na(+)/H(+) exchange regulatory cofactor NHE-RF2, which translates into the protein MSSKTNGTAAAVANGTPKYEARLCHVVKRADFDGYGFNLHAEKGRPGQYIGKVDDGSPAEGAGLRQGDRIIEVNGHNITTETHKKVVELIKAVPNETRLLVIDPRADANDLKMALAKASTAATAAAAPSNNNNNNTTNGTSNGHQENGGKLHSKENGQKKDSIKVEADEKSPKSNGITNNSIINNNNNINSHHHQNGNGTVDSTTKTTATTMDKIIDDTKKVLTVTDGAATGKMALNGTATETAAAAAVTTPAPAATEGKKLNLPMTAAEMRAQLAARKKYDPKNDVCDLRKKYEIIQKM